The following nucleotide sequence is from Mesorhizobium sp. J8.
ACCAGCGGCCATGTCGGGCGCACGGCCGTCACCTATGAGCTCGTGCACGATGCCGCCTATATCATCGCCGTCGACCTCGGCGGCACCAAGGTACGGGTGGCGCTGACCGACCTCACCTGCCGGATCTTCGCCGAGGCGGCGACAGCGATCGATTCGCGCGGCGGCCAGTTCGTCATCGACCAGATCGCGGCCCTCGCCTTCCAGGCCGCCGCCCGGGAGCGCATCCCGCGCAAGAAGATCCGCCTTGCCGTCATCGGCGCGCCGGGGGCGCCGGACCCCACGACCGGCCGCATCCTGCTCGCGCCCAACATTGCCGGTTTCGACGCCATGAATGTGCTCGACGCGTTCGAGAAGGCGCTCGGCGTCGCGGTGATGATCGAGAATGACGTCAATCTCGCAGTGCTCGGCGAGAACTGGCTTGGCCGGGGCCAGGGCACCGACAATCTCGCCTATATCGCGCTTGGTACCGGCGTCGGCAGCGGCCTGATGCTGGGCGGCCATCTGGTGCGCGGCGCCACCCATGCCGCGGGCGAAATCGGCTTCATGCCGATCGGCGCCGATCCGTTCGCGGCGGAATCGCTGCGCACCGGCGCGTTCGAGCGGGCGGTGGCAACCCATGCGATAACCGAACGCTACAGATCCCTGACCGGCATCCAGGTCGCGGTTCCCGCGATCTTCGAGAATGCGGCTGCAGGCGACAAGGCAGCGCTTATCGTGCTCGACGAGACGGCGCGTTATCTGGCGCAAGGCATTGCGGCGATCGCCGCCGTCGCCAATCCCGAAAAAATCATACTGGGAGGTTCGATCGGCCTCAGGCCGGAGATCCTGTCGCGCGTCAAGGCCCTGATACCGCTGTGCTTCCCCTACC
It contains:
- a CDS encoding ROK family transcriptional regulator, whose product is MSDLPRISRQFSQRSVMEAIVQGGPISRASISKLTGLSKQTISEIVRGLEQEGWVQETGRTSGHVGRTAVTYELVHDAAYIIAVDLGGTKVRVALTDLTCRIFAEAATAIDSRGGQFVIDQIAALAFQAAARERIPRKKIRLAVIGAPGAPDPTTGRILLAPNIAGFDAMNVLDAFEKALGVAVMIENDVNLAVLGENWLGRGQGTDNLAYIALGTGVGSGLMLGGHLVRGATHAAGEIGFMPIGADPFAAESLRTGAFERAVATHAITERYRSLTGIQVAVPAIFENAAAGDKAALIVLDETARYLAQGIAAIAAVANPEKIILGGSIGLRPEILSRVKALIPLCFPYPVTVEAGELGARAALIGAAAIGLGQLHNTLFGVDAPDGRISLPTAQAAALKEVVL